The following coding sequences are from one Triticum aestivum cultivar Chinese Spring chromosome 5A, IWGSC CS RefSeq v2.1, whole genome shotgun sequence window:
- the LOC123102977 gene encoding transcription factor E2FA isoform X2, which yields MAAAAGGTSSEGAARVLLQRYQPFGSPPGEYHHFGPADGGGTAEMTEAVVLRTPLKRKHNREDNEVAESNDWMMSPGYANAANSPIPTLPSGKGSKMSAKPKAAKGQKSCPQTPLFSGSPGNPATPVGGCRYDSSLGLLTKKFLNLLKGAPGGMVDLNNAAETLEVQKRRIYDITNVLEGIGLIEKKLKNNIRWKGIDDSRPGEVSDDMSILQGDIEALTLQEHSLDGQISEMRDKLRELTEDENNQKWLYVTEDDIKSLPCFQNQTLIAIKAPHGTTLEVPDPDEVNDYPQRRYRIVLRSTMGPIDVYLVSQFEEMSGMETPPRPAQTISMDYLENPRTPLATGSNKDVEMENVQQGLIMPPDAPTTQDIGGMMKIVPSELDTDADYWLLSDTGVSITDMWKTAHVEWEGIDINAEDFLEVGTPRQQDQPPSEMVDHPSCIS from the exons ATGGCGGCCGCCGCCGGCGGGACCAGCAGCGAGGGCGCGGCGCGCGTGCTGCTGCAGCGTTACCAGCCGTTCGGGTCGCCGCCTGGCGAGTACCACCATTTCGGCCCGGCCGACGGCGGCGGCACCGCCGAGATGACGGAGGCCGTCGTCCTCAGGACGCCA TTAAAGCGGAAACACAACAGAGAAGACAATGAGGTAGCTGAATCAAATGATTGGATGATGAGCCCTGGATATGCTAATGCAGCAAACAGTCCAATTCCTACACTACCTTCGGGAAAAGGTTCTAAAATGTCCGCCAAGCCTAAAGCTGCAAAAGGCCAGAAATCTTGTCCTCAGACCCCTTTGTTTTCCG GTTCTCCGGGCAATCCAGCTACTCCTGTTGGTGGCTGCCGTTATGATAGCTCCCTAG GGTTATTGACAAAAAAGTTCCTGAACTTGCTAAAGGGTGCACCTGGTGGCATGGTTGATTTGAATAATGCTGCAGAAACGCTAGAG GTACAAAAAAGACGTATATATGACATTACTAATGTCCTCGAAGGGATAGGGCTGATAGAAAAGAAGCTTAAGAACAACATTCGTTGGAA AGGAATCGATGACTCTCGACCAGGTGAAGTTAGCGATGATATGTCCATTTTACAG GGAGATATTGAAGCCCTCACACTGCAAGAGCATAGCTTAGACGGACAAATAAG TGAAATGCGAGACAAGTTAAGAGAGCTCACTGAAGATGAAAATAACCAAAA ATGGCTGTATGTCACAGAAGATGATATCAAGTCTTTGCCATGCTTTCAG AATCAGACACTAATCGCAATAAAAGCACCTCATGGTACAACGCTTGAAGTCCCAGATCCTGATGAG GTGAATGATTATCCTCAAAGGAGATATAGGATTGTTCTAAGAAGCACTATGGGTCCGATAGATGTGTACCTAGTTAG TCAATTTGAGGAGATGAGTGGCATGGAGACTCCTCCAAGGCCTGCACAAACAATAAGCATGGATTATCTAGAGAATCCTAGGACACCACTCGCTACAGGATCTAACAAAGATGTGGAGATGGAGAATGTTCAACAAGGGCTGATAATGCCCCCTGACGCTCCTACTACACAGGATATTGGAGGGATGATGAAGATTGTCCCTTCTGAACTTGAT ACTGATGCGGATTACTGGCTCTTATCAGACACAGGGGTTAGCATTACTGACATGTGGAAGACAGCAC ATGTGGAGTGGGAAGGAATCGACATCAACGCGGAGGATTTCTTGGAAGTTGGCACACCTCGGCAGCAAGATCAGCCGCCCTCTGAAATGGTGGATCACCCCTCGTGCATTAGCTGA
- the LOC123102977 gene encoding transcription factor E2FA isoform X3, protein MVLKRKHNREDNEVAESNDWMMSPGYANAANSPIPTLPSGKGSKMSAKPKAAKGQKSCPQTPLFSGSPGNPATPVGGCRYDSSLGLLTKKFLNLLKGAPGGMVDLNNAAETLEVQKRRIYDITNVLEGIGLIEKKLKNNIRWKGIDDSRPGEVSDDMSILQGDIEALTLQEHSLDGQISEMRDKLRELTEDENNQKWLYVTEDDIKSLPCFQNQTLIAIKAPHGTTLEVPDPDEVNDYPQRRYRIVLRSTMGPIDVYLVSQFEEMSGMETPPRPAQTISMDYLENPRTPLATGSNKDVEMENVQQGLIMPPDAPTTQDIGGMMKIVPSELDTDADYWLLSDTGVSITDMWKTAPDVEWEGIDINAEDFLEVGTPRQQDQPPSEMVDHPSCIS, encoded by the exons ATGGTG TTAAAGCGGAAACACAACAGAGAAGACAATGAGGTAGCTGAATCAAATGATTGGATGATGAGCCCTGGATATGCTAATGCAGCAAACAGTCCAATTCCTACACTACCTTCGGGAAAAGGTTCTAAAATGTCCGCCAAGCCTAAAGCTGCAAAAGGCCAGAAATCTTGTCCTCAGACCCCTTTGTTTTCCG GTTCTCCGGGCAATCCAGCTACTCCTGTTGGTGGCTGCCGTTATGATAGCTCCCTAG GGTTATTGACAAAAAAGTTCCTGAACTTGCTAAAGGGTGCACCTGGTGGCATGGTTGATTTGAATAATGCTGCAGAAACGCTAGAG GTACAAAAAAGACGTATATATGACATTACTAATGTCCTCGAAGGGATAGGGCTGATAGAAAAGAAGCTTAAGAACAACATTCGTTGGAA AGGAATCGATGACTCTCGACCAGGTGAAGTTAGCGATGATATGTCCATTTTACAG GGAGATATTGAAGCCCTCACACTGCAAGAGCATAGCTTAGACGGACAAATAAG TGAAATGCGAGACAAGTTAAGAGAGCTCACTGAAGATGAAAATAACCAAAA ATGGCTGTATGTCACAGAAGATGATATCAAGTCTTTGCCATGCTTTCAG AATCAGACACTAATCGCAATAAAAGCACCTCATGGTACAACGCTTGAAGTCCCAGATCCTGATGAG GTGAATGATTATCCTCAAAGGAGATATAGGATTGTTCTAAGAAGCACTATGGGTCCGATAGATGTGTACCTAGTTAG TCAATTTGAGGAGATGAGTGGCATGGAGACTCCTCCAAGGCCTGCACAAACAATAAGCATGGATTATCTAGAGAATCCTAGGACACCACTCGCTACAGGATCTAACAAAGATGTGGAGATGGAGAATGTTCAACAAGGGCTGATAATGCCCCCTGACGCTCCTACTACACAGGATATTGGAGGGATGATGAAGATTGTCCCTTCTGAACTTGAT ACTGATGCGGATTACTGGCTCTTATCAGACACAGGGGTTAGCATTACTGACATGTGGAAGACAGCAC CAGATGTGGAGTGGGAAGGAATCGACATCAACGCGGAGGATTTCTTGGAAGTTGGCACACCTCGGCAGCAAGATCAGCCGCCCTCTGAAATGGTGGATCACCCCTCGTGCATTAGCTGA
- the LOC123102977 gene encoding transcription factor E2FA isoform X4 → MMSPGYANAANSPIPTLPSGKGSKMSAKPKAAKGQKSCPQTPLFSGSPGNPATPVGGCRYDSSLGLLTKKFLNLLKGAPGGMVDLNNAAETLEVQKRRIYDITNVLEGIGLIEKKLKNNIRWKGIDDSRPGEVSDDMSILQGDIEALTLQEHSLDGQISEMRDKLRELTEDENNQKWLYVTEDDIKSLPCFQNQTLIAIKAPHGTTLEVPDPDEVNDYPQRRYRIVLRSTMGPIDVYLVSQFEEMSGMETPPRPAQTISMDYLENPRTPLATGSNKDVEMENVQQGLIMPPDAPTTQDIGGMMKIVPSELDTDADYWLLSDTGVSITDMWKTAPDVEWEGIDINAEDFLEVGTPRQQDQPPSEMVDHPSCIS, encoded by the exons ATGATGAGCCCTGGATATGCTAATGCAGCAAACAGTCCAATTCCTACACTACCTTCGGGAAAAGGTTCTAAAATGTCCGCCAAGCCTAAAGCTGCAAAAGGCCAGAAATCTTGTCCTCAGACCCCTTTGTTTTCCG GTTCTCCGGGCAATCCAGCTACTCCTGTTGGTGGCTGCCGTTATGATAGCTCCCTAG GGTTATTGACAAAAAAGTTCCTGAACTTGCTAAAGGGTGCACCTGGTGGCATGGTTGATTTGAATAATGCTGCAGAAACGCTAGAG GTACAAAAAAGACGTATATATGACATTACTAATGTCCTCGAAGGGATAGGGCTGATAGAAAAGAAGCTTAAGAACAACATTCGTTGGAA AGGAATCGATGACTCTCGACCAGGTGAAGTTAGCGATGATATGTCCATTTTACAG GGAGATATTGAAGCCCTCACACTGCAAGAGCATAGCTTAGACGGACAAATAAG TGAAATGCGAGACAAGTTAAGAGAGCTCACTGAAGATGAAAATAACCAAAA ATGGCTGTATGTCACAGAAGATGATATCAAGTCTTTGCCATGCTTTCAG AATCAGACACTAATCGCAATAAAAGCACCTCATGGTACAACGCTTGAAGTCCCAGATCCTGATGAG GTGAATGATTATCCTCAAAGGAGATATAGGATTGTTCTAAGAAGCACTATGGGTCCGATAGATGTGTACCTAGTTAG TCAATTTGAGGAGATGAGTGGCATGGAGACTCCTCCAAGGCCTGCACAAACAATAAGCATGGATTATCTAGAGAATCCTAGGACACCACTCGCTACAGGATCTAACAAAGATGTGGAGATGGAGAATGTTCAACAAGGGCTGATAATGCCCCCTGACGCTCCTACTACACAGGATATTGGAGGGATGATGAAGATTGTCCCTTCTGAACTTGAT ACTGATGCGGATTACTGGCTCTTATCAGACACAGGGGTTAGCATTACTGACATGTGGAAGACAGCAC CAGATGTGGAGTGGGAAGGAATCGACATCAACGCGGAGGATTTCTTGGAAGTTGGCACACCTCGGCAGCAAGATCAGCCGCCCTCTGAAATGGTGGATCACCCCTCGTGCATTAGCTGA
- the LOC123102977 gene encoding transcription factor E2FA isoform X1, translating to MAAAAGGTSSEGAARVLLQRYQPFGSPPGEYHHFGPADGGGTAEMTEAVVLRTPLKRKHNREDNEVAESNDWMMSPGYANAANSPIPTLPSGKGSKMSAKPKAAKGQKSCPQTPLFSGSPGNPATPVGGCRYDSSLGLLTKKFLNLLKGAPGGMVDLNNAAETLEVQKRRIYDITNVLEGIGLIEKKLKNNIRWKGIDDSRPGEVSDDMSILQGDIEALTLQEHSLDGQISEMRDKLRELTEDENNQKWLYVTEDDIKSLPCFQNQTLIAIKAPHGTTLEVPDPDEVNDYPQRRYRIVLRSTMGPIDVYLVSQFEEMSGMETPPRPAQTISMDYLENPRTPLATGSNKDVEMENVQQGLIMPPDAPTTQDIGGMMKIVPSELDTDADYWLLSDTGVSITDMWKTAPDVEWEGIDINAEDFLEVGTPRQQDQPPSEMVDHPSCIS from the exons ATGGCGGCCGCCGCCGGCGGGACCAGCAGCGAGGGCGCGGCGCGCGTGCTGCTGCAGCGTTACCAGCCGTTCGGGTCGCCGCCTGGCGAGTACCACCATTTCGGCCCGGCCGACGGCGGCGGCACCGCCGAGATGACGGAGGCCGTCGTCCTCAGGACGCCA TTAAAGCGGAAACACAACAGAGAAGACAATGAGGTAGCTGAATCAAATGATTGGATGATGAGCCCTGGATATGCTAATGCAGCAAACAGTCCAATTCCTACACTACCTTCGGGAAAAGGTTCTAAAATGTCCGCCAAGCCTAAAGCTGCAAAAGGCCAGAAATCTTGTCCTCAGACCCCTTTGTTTTCCG GTTCTCCGGGCAATCCAGCTACTCCTGTTGGTGGCTGCCGTTATGATAGCTCCCTAG GGTTATTGACAAAAAAGTTCCTGAACTTGCTAAAGGGTGCACCTGGTGGCATGGTTGATTTGAATAATGCTGCAGAAACGCTAGAG GTACAAAAAAGACGTATATATGACATTACTAATGTCCTCGAAGGGATAGGGCTGATAGAAAAGAAGCTTAAGAACAACATTCGTTGGAA AGGAATCGATGACTCTCGACCAGGTGAAGTTAGCGATGATATGTCCATTTTACAG GGAGATATTGAAGCCCTCACACTGCAAGAGCATAGCTTAGACGGACAAATAAG TGAAATGCGAGACAAGTTAAGAGAGCTCACTGAAGATGAAAATAACCAAAA ATGGCTGTATGTCACAGAAGATGATATCAAGTCTTTGCCATGCTTTCAG AATCAGACACTAATCGCAATAAAAGCACCTCATGGTACAACGCTTGAAGTCCCAGATCCTGATGAG GTGAATGATTATCCTCAAAGGAGATATAGGATTGTTCTAAGAAGCACTATGGGTCCGATAGATGTGTACCTAGTTAG TCAATTTGAGGAGATGAGTGGCATGGAGACTCCTCCAAGGCCTGCACAAACAATAAGCATGGATTATCTAGAGAATCCTAGGACACCACTCGCTACAGGATCTAACAAAGATGTGGAGATGGAGAATGTTCAACAAGGGCTGATAATGCCCCCTGACGCTCCTACTACACAGGATATTGGAGGGATGATGAAGATTGTCCCTTCTGAACTTGAT ACTGATGCGGATTACTGGCTCTTATCAGACACAGGGGTTAGCATTACTGACATGTGGAAGACAGCAC CAGATGTGGAGTGGGAAGGAATCGACATCAACGCGGAGGATTTCTTGGAAGTTGGCACACCTCGGCAGCAAGATCAGCCGCCCTCTGAAATGGTGGATCACCCCTCGTGCATTAGCTGA